From Ignavibacteriota bacterium, the proteins below share one genomic window:
- a CDS encoding lamin tail domain-containing protein: MSAVIVGGVGSPSTVELRDDGRSSDGAAGDGVYGGRVPRPPASQTSSYMIRAEDASGNVSVDPPNAPDLLWQIPGTFVAGPLAVNEFLASNSTGLTDAQGEHDDWIEILNISGSMIDLRGRYLTDNLARPNKWALPDTTLPPGGIALIWADDQGGQGRFHAPFKLDKAGEAVGIFDSTSDGFVVMDSLTYGLQETDISWGRHPDGNGAFAAMRQPTPGQPNVVTGDAGRTPSRQLPLAYTRAVPQPVQSVHRDPVSTADRIAGATRGL, translated from the coding sequence GTGTCGGCGGTCATCGTGGGAGGTGTGGGTTCGCCGTCGACCGTGGAGTTGCGGGATGACGGCCGGAGCAGTGATGGCGCAGCGGGCGATGGCGTGTACGGTGGACGGGTACCCCGCCCTCCTGCATCGCAGACCTCCTCCTATATGATCCGCGCCGAGGATGCATCGGGCAACGTGTCGGTGGATCCCCCGAATGCGCCGGACCTCCTCTGGCAGATACCGGGAACGTTCGTGGCGGGCCCGCTCGCGGTGAACGAGTTCCTTGCATCCAACAGCACGGGGCTCACCGATGCCCAGGGAGAGCATGATGACTGGATCGAGATCCTGAACATCTCCGGCTCCATGATTGACTTGCGAGGCAGGTACCTGACCGATAACCTCGCACGGCCGAACAAATGGGCGTTGCCGGATACGACATTGCCGCCAGGCGGGATCGCGCTCATCTGGGCCGACGACCAGGGTGGACAGGGGCGTTTCCATGCTCCGTTCAAGCTCGACAAAGCAGGCGAAGCGGTCGGGATCTTCGATTCCACCTCTGATGGGTTCGTGGTCATGGATTCACTCACCTATGGGCTTCAGGAGACGGACATCTCCTGGGGCCGGCATCCCGATGGCAACGGCGCGTTCGCGGCGATGCGTCAGCCGACACCCGGTCAACCCAACGTTGTGACCGGGGACGCAGGGCGCACGCCGTCCCGCCAGCTTCCACTAGCCTACACGAGGGCCGTACCCCAACCCGTTCAATCCGTCCACCGTGATCCGGTATCAACTGCCGATCGCATCGCGGGTGCGACTCGTGGTCTATGA
- a CDS encoding CotH kinase family protein has protein sequence MLPPRSPWFASLVAILLMSAASSLALAQPVSEGLVYRDSSVATIRVLIHPDSLALMYRSDSLESDHEYPADLFFDNGLIQDSIPRIGFRLRGNTSRHAKKKSFKVSFNTFVPGRSFHGVEKLNLNGEHNDPTLSRAKICWELFNAFGVPSSRASHARVYINGAYYGLYLSVEHIDENFVRTRFGNNTGNLYKCTWPADLTWRGTAPSAYQSFTSGGTQVYEMHINEEIQDYADLATFITFLNWSSPVELEEQIGNYINVPGALKVLAMDAALGSWDDYWFNSNNYYLYHNTATDRFEFIPYDYDNTLGIWWSGKLAGVDIGTRDLYAWGHPTQPRPLAARLLSVPKFSAWYRYYLHRFFQEQFVRERLYPRVDAIHTMITPAAEADPYRPLDYKFTVAQFHASFTQPLGGHVPYGLKHYIDNRAFAASNQLGPVEIFPIIEHQGFSLSGPTR, from the coding sequence ATGCTTCCCCCACGCTCTCCGTGGTTTGCCTCCCTCGTGGCCATACTCCTGATGTCCGCCGCTTCCTCTCTGGCTCTCGCCCAGCCGGTCTCCGAGGGGCTGGTGTACAGGGATTCCTCTGTGGCAACGATCAGAGTGTTGATCCACCCTGATTCGCTGGCGCTCATGTACAGATCGGACTCCCTCGAGAGCGACCATGAGTATCCGGCCGATCTGTTCTTCGACAATGGTCTCATCCAGGATTCGATCCCCCGCATCGGATTCCGCCTCCGGGGGAACACCTCGCGCCATGCGAAGAAGAAATCCTTCAAGGTGTCGTTCAACACGTTCGTCCCCGGCCGCTCCTTCCACGGTGTGGAAAAGCTGAACCTGAACGGCGAACACAACGATCCTACGCTCTCCCGGGCAAAGATATGCTGGGAGCTCTTCAACGCGTTCGGTGTCCCGTCTTCACGCGCAAGCCATGCACGGGTGTACATCAACGGGGCCTACTATGGCCTGTACCTGAGCGTCGAGCACATCGATGAGAACTTCGTCCGCACCAGGTTCGGCAATAACACGGGGAATCTCTACAAGTGCACGTGGCCGGCCGACCTGACCTGGCGCGGGACGGCCCCCTCGGCGTACCAATCGTTCACCTCCGGCGGCACGCAGGTGTACGAGATGCATATTAATGAGGAGATACAGGACTATGCGGACCTCGCCACGTTCATCACCTTTCTGAACTGGTCATCCCCCGTGGAGCTCGAGGAGCAGATCGGGAACTACATCAACGTTCCCGGGGCATTGAAGGTGCTCGCCATGGATGCAGCACTGGGATCGTGGGACGACTACTGGTTCAACTCGAACAATTACTATCTGTACCACAACACGGCCACCGACCGCTTTGAGTTCATCCCGTACGACTATGACAACACGCTGGGGATCTGGTGGTCGGGCAAATTGGCGGGGGTGGACATCGGGACACGCGACCTCTACGCCTGGGGGCACCCCACGCAGCCCAGGCCGCTGGCAGCCCGTCTCCTGTCCGTCCCCAAATTCTCCGCATGGTACCGATACTATCTGCACCGCTTCTTCCAGGAGCAGTTCGTTCGGGAGCGGCTCTACCCCCGCGTCGATGCCATCCACACGATGATCACGCCCGCTGCAGAGGCCGATCCCTACCGGCCACTGGATTACAAATTTACCGTCGCGCAGTTTCATGCGTCCTTCACGCAACCGCTCGGAGGGCACGTCCCGTACGGATTGAAGCACTACATAGACAACCGGGCCTTTGCTGCATCGAACCAGCTCGGGCCGGTGGAGATCTTCCCCATCATCGAGCATCAGGGGTTCTCGCTCTCCGGCCCGACTCGGTGA
- a CDS encoding T9SS type A sorting domain-containing protein: MIRYQLPIASRVRLVVYDLLGRAVKVLVDARANAGTHQAVFDAAGLSSGVYIVRLETAAFVGMRKCVLVK; encoded by the coding sequence GTGATCCGGTATCAACTGCCGATCGCATCGCGGGTGCGACTCGTGGTCTATGACCTCCTCGGACGGGCGGTGAAGGTCCTTGTCGATGCACGAGCGAACGCCGGTACACACCAGGCGGTGTTCGACGCAGCGGGACTTTCCAGCGGTGTGTACATCGTACGATTGGAAACCGCCGCGTTCGTGGGTATGCGCAAATGCGTCCTGGTGAAGTAG